tgAAACAGGGACGAATCTTGTCATAACTTATGGATATTTTCATGAAACCAAAGGcttttctgtaaaaaaaaaagaaaaataattgttgAGAGATGGAACGATTATGTGAGGTTTGCAAAGCGTATAGAGCCGTGGTTTATTGTATAGCAGATGCTGCGAGTCTGTGTCTGACATGTGATGCAAAGGTTCATTCAGCTAATGCACTCTCAGGGAGACATTTACGCACGCTTTTATGCGGTTTCTGTAAGGTTCAGCCTTGTGTTGTTCGATGTTTGGATCACAAGATGTTTCTTTGTAATGGATGCAATGACAAGATCCATGGTGTTGTCTCCTCTAAGCATGTTAGACACGATATGAGGTGTTATACGGGCTGTCCTTCTGCTAAAGATTTCGCGGTTATGTGGGGCTTTCGAGTTATGGATAATGATGTTTCGCTAGAGAAGTCTTTTGCGATGGCTAAACCTAAGGTTTGATGCTTGTTATTGCACATATTTTTGAGGCTTTTTAAAGGGATGTACCGatgattttaatgtttttttaggTGCAAAGAGAAGGTGGTTTTGTCTTGGAACAGATTCTTGAATTGGAGAAGCTTCAACTCAGGGAAGAGAATAAGGGCTTGTCCTTGACAGAACATGCTGATCCATCTCCATTCGAGATTCCAAGGCAATCTGAAGAACGTTTAGTCGATCTTCAGCAAACCGGGAAAGAGCTGATTGTTGACTTTTCACACTTGTCTTCCTCTTCCACACTTGGTGATTCCTTATGGGAATGCAAAAGCCCATTTAATAAGAGCAATCAGGTTTTGGTTCAAAATAGTAACCATACACAAGTTTTGTGTTACATGATTTAGCTCTGTTTTTTGCAGTTGTGGTATCAAAACCTACAAGACATTGGAGTTTGTGAAGATACAGCTTGTGATGACGATGACTTCCATATACCTGACATTGATCTCACTTTCCGAAACTTTGAAGAACTTTTTGGAGCTGATCCAGACCCAATAGTAGACAATTACAAATCGTGTGAGGTTTGAAAAAATTTTCATATACTATTAGAGTATTATTTTGATTAACATTCATTATATAACTTATGTTTTCTTGTTATAGCCTAAGGTCTCTTCTTCACCTTCCATATTTGCACCCAAACCAGCTTCCCCACCTCTTTCATTCTCAAGATCCAACGGTGGAGGAAGCAGCAAAACGCATTACTCTCACAACCACTCAGAGGAAGTAATCTCCTTTTGCTCCCCTCTCTCTAACAATGCACGTCAAAATGCCATAACAAGgctcaaggagaagaagagagcaaGAACGTAAGTATTTACGAAGACTATCTTCCCTTTAATGGTATAGAACATATCTTGTCATAATGTAAGTTGCATTTATTTCTGAATTCAGAGAGGAGAAACAAGCTTAGTACGTATGTATGgtcttaaaaaaaacagaagataAACGTGTAGAGCTACTGGATTGCATCTCTTTATTCATCGCTATACTTTTGTACATAATAAGACACTAATCTAGCTGCTCATCTACTTTACATGATTCAGTTCTTGCATGCAACTGTAAGTTAAGCTAAGATCTTGTTAATCCTTTGCTTTCACAATCCAATTTGTAATCACTGGTTTACACCAAATTCACCAGAAATTAACTTTATCCGTAATGTTAAATCAAAACCATATAATTGTTGTTTTGATGAAAGTTGACAAGACTACTAAATAGTTGtgataaataagcaaaatcctttttaagtttttttttgttcgtttGTTTGATATATTAGCGaattaaaatgtgaaaataataatgaataatCCACTATTCTGCAAGTTTTGTGTATAAAACAAAATCTTATCCCCCAAATAATCTTCAAAATGAAGCAATTAgttgaaaacaaataaatctctAACTATAAATGGACCTGGTTATTAGTAATTGAAGCTACTATCATTGCTCTTATTATTTACATCCAATTGTCCTTTTAATCATCAGTTGAATTGAATCAACTACATAACCAATCATTGACTAAAATCACTTCCTCTGGTATAACTGTAAATATAGATTAGTAAGATTCTTTCTGTTAGTTACTTGTAACAAccaatacatttttttctttaattaattcaataaatataaatgcGAAAATCCTTGCACATAGTTTCCCTCCAACCTATCGCAGTGTATATAAGAAacttgatctctctctctctctcaactctCAAGCAAGAAAGTTTCCTCTCCATTTTCTCGGCAGTTTCTCTCCATTTTCTCGGTTCTTCTCTTCTGCAGGTAAAAAAATTTCTCAGATTTTCTTTTCGATATCTTGATTCTCTTCCTATGAATCTGATAATCCTCCTCGTAAGCTAGATCtgatttccttttttctttacCGGTTCGATTGTGTAACAGAACCGCCGCGATTCTCACCGCCGAACTATGGAAAACAACTCCGCCGATGGCGCCGTCGCTCGCTCCCGTGACCAACTCTACTACTCTACTCGCAGCGTTATGCAGCAGCGCCGCCAAGACATGGTGAACCGAGAGGCACTGTGCTGCACGCGCCTCCACGAGGCGACTCTCGAAGCGGAAGCTCTCCGTCTGGAGAACACCGAGCTCCGTTCGCTGAATCTCCTCCTCAAGAAAGAGATCGACCAGCTCATCCGATCCTCCCTCCGCAACCGTTACAACAGGGCTCCGCTTCGGACGCTCGGAGGGAATAACGAGAATCGGAGCCCCCCGGCGGCCGCGGCGGGGGATCGGAACCGACGAGATGATGATGACGTCAGCGATGAGAGTCCGACGAATGAGGATGTGAACCGGTCTTCTCTGCCCAAGAGCATCTCCGTGAGATCAAGCGGTTACTCTAAGGCGAGCgtaggaggtggtggtggtggtttcGTTGTTCAATCTCGTGGAGCCATACCTAAGCCTGGGACTTGTGCTCAACAACGTATCACTACCACGGTAActatctctcttcttttttttgttttcttgattacTATgatcttgagagagagagagagagagtttaatTATAGGAATCAATTAAAGACTACTATATGATTAAGAACTAAAGATGTTGGTGTTGGTAAAGAACTAAAGATGTTGTTTTAAGAATCTCTGGTTTAAACAACTGTAGGTTTAGATTCTTGAGCaggagaaagaaacaaaacaacaacTTATTCATTCTGTTTTCTCTCAAGTATGAACTACCGATCGATTTAAAGAGTAACAGTGATGAATGACCTGAGAAGAGTCTTTCATTAGAGTCTGTGTTTTGGGAAATAAGTATTGAGACACTATAGACTTTGCATAACTCTTGGATCTGAGCTGCGTATATGATGATACCAGAGTCCTCCTACTACTCTGCTTTGTTTGAACTTTGAACTATACGAGTAAAGAGGAGGCTTTAGTTAGAGTCGATACAGGAACGAATTCGGCTATAGGGGTAATCACTGAGACACTTTAGAGATGTCGAATCTGAGctacatatatatgatatttaattaCACTATCCTCTGTTCACTATTCCTCTGCTTTATGTGAACTAAAGATTTATTAATGGTGAATGTAAATGCAGCGAAAGGTATATGTGCGAGGAgggaagaaagaagaagacgaggaggaggagatagaAGTGGAGGTGTACAATCAAGGGATGACAAAGACAGAGCTTTGCAACAAATGGCAAGAGACAGGGACATGCCCATATGGTGACCACTGCCAGTTCGCTCACGGTATTAAAGAACTCCGCCCGGTGATCCGCCACCCTCGTTACAAGACTGAGGTTTGCAGAATGGTTCTCGCTGGTGATATCTGTCCTTACGGCCACCGTTGCCACTTCCGCCACTCACTATCTGACCAAGAGAAGCTCATGTCTGCTGCCTGCAAACCCAACAACAAGTCTTCCTCCAAGCTGGTTAAATGACCAAAGAATCGTACACATATAATTCAACAGTACTAATACATAATACATAGAGAGAGATCGATACAGCTATTCAAAGGATTTGCCAAATAGCGTATTGGTAAAAAAGTGAATAATGTGCAAGTGGTCGGTTATTTCTTGAGACTTTAACATTTGTTGGTTATCAGATGATTGTTTTGTTAATACATTGTTGTAGAAGATAGCCTTTTTGGTTATGTACGTAATATTGAAATAGCTTGCACCAATCTTTACAAAACAGTGGTTAgttggttaaaaaaaaattgaacgaGGAATTCAATAGAGGACTACACAAAACTAGTCGTTCATGTCGATAATTAAATTCTGCCTCTTAGACTGAACAGTAGAATGAAGGTAGAGAGTCGACcacacaaaatattttgttaaaatttgttACATTTTATACATAGGCCGCATGTGATTAGTCCAGCCCAATCCGATTGTGAGGTGTGTATGCTCTAGGAGGTATTTTTCTCTGTTGTTACGAGAAACAAAAGGAAGATCAGCAATATAGGAAACTTGAATCAGATTATTGGAGAGTGCAAGCAAAGAAAAGAGACaacaaaagataaataaattctGTTTTATCTTTAACAGTTCCTTGCTAGTATAGTGATTCTTGGGTATCCTAAGCGATTCATCATCATTGAGGAATTTGATTGTGTTCTTCCAATTAGGCCAAACAAAAAACTTTGCATGTAAACAACTTAATATAAAACTTGGCATATGTTTACATTGAACTATCACAACATAAATACACTGTGACGGACGAACAAAAGAGAACGCCACAGTCTTATAAACGTGGGAGAACAACTTTAAACTACTAGACAATAAACATACACATAGAATAAACGAACTTGAGAACCAGACGTCCAAAGTATAAAAACACCACTAGCTCACATAGATCTTGACGAGTGTGGTTAATTCAACAGATTGTTGAATCCCTATAAATTGTccattttgaacaaaaaaaagtaataaataaaaaacaccaacgataaaatatagaaaacatatgAATAAGGAAACATATTAAACCTTGATGGCAGCAGGTTCAATATTTCGATTACCACCGGCATAGCTAGTTTCTCCTGGGGTAAAACCATTGAAGGGCGGCATGATCAAGTTGGGAGGGATAAAAGGGAACCATGGTGCCGGAAAATCCATCTTCATTCCGAGTGGTAACATGGGACCCATGCTCTGACTCTGTATCGTTACATTTTGTAGTTTGGTCATGGCAAGTTTCGTCACCTGTGTCTTGTGTCTCATGCGAcgtataaaaatatgacattcaTTTgtctttaattttataaaaaaattggaaaatgaTACAGGAAACTCAACCAAACCATTAAACGATAAAAATTGATCCAAAACAAAACCAACTATGCACAAATTGATCAAAACTAATTCCAACTGAAACTGAAACATACTTTTTgtaaaactaatttaaaaacaaaactatatatatatgtgtatacatTACTAAATtctgttattattattattattattattattattattattattattattattattattattattattattattattttgcttAACTATAAGATCTAAGATTAAACGTGATGTATACATGTctctatatctatatatataaagtatgaTTGAGGTACTTACTTCTACATAATGCTTCATCCAGCGTATATTATCTATGATACAATCAAGTGTCGATGCTATGTCTCTCTGCAGATTCATATggataacaaattaaaaacaaatttatatatataaaaaaacaaattaaaaacaaataccGTAAGTAACATCAACTCAaccttttttctattttaagttatattatgtttttacttTACATGTTAATTTAGTGTATTAACAAgattcgtcaaaaaaaaaattatcgtaTTACgagaaaaaaagaacacaatATTTTCACCAAAAAGAGCAATTAGAAGTATACTGAAAAATTTAAACGTaaatgagagaaaaaaatattggctttttttttttggtaaaaattatTGGCTTTTTTTTTACCTGCAACTCTGCAAGCAACATGTTTTGACGAAAAACGCAAATCTTTGTATTCAAAACGACAGAATCAGAGATGAAACTAAAGGAGGTAAGCAAATGGTGTGCACCTTTTTGCAATTAGGTGTCAACTGCTTCAGATtttcaattttagtttttatatcgGTGCGTCTCctctgcatttttttttttgtcaaagaatACTTCATTCAAAAAGTACTTGTCAACGACAAGGAAAGTAACTGAGAACTTGTTGAGAAGTAAAAAGTTGAGCAACTTGTTTCCTTAAATAGACAAACAAAAGAGTGTCCTCACCTTCTCAGCAACATTACGAGCTTCATTAGTACGTGATCTCTTACTCTCAGTAGCATCCTTAATGGAATAAATGAAGGGATATAGCTTAGatgtgaaaaattaataaagtaaTATAAAAGATGAAGTTTAGTAATAATTAGTAGTGGGATAAGTGGGAGGATATAAAACTTGTATCTtaatagttatataatttaataatgttaaaacatataataatttttaaaacattaaaaataatttttaaattgaaaacataaaaaagtaatactaaatttttatttgaaaataaaaagatacccaatatacaattttaacttattatgaaaaaaatgaaacatagaaatgaaaaacataaaaagaaacaaacatattaattaaagtacacaaacattttatttaatgaatacaaaattCACCAAAACACTTCTTGCATAGTAACCAAAAACACATCTCtcattagttttttctttttttcttttattatattctcATAAGATGTGATGAAATATTGCAATAAAGATGCTCTAAGAttcttcatttcttctttttcaccttctttctttttcttaaatttaataaGATAAAGTTCATGTTAGGACATAACTCATATACACATGCTTATATCCAAGAAATCGAACTTACCACCTGAATCTGCTTTTTAGCAGATCTCTGACCACCCTTATCAATGCTTTTATCTCCAGTTTCGGCTTTAGCTTTTTGCGGTCCAGCCTTTTGTCCATCTCCAGGAGCATTAAGAGGTTTAAGTGAAACATCTATAGCCATGGATGTAGACATCACCATTAACGGGCTACTGATCTCGGGTAAGTGATCATCCTTAGGGTCGGAAGAAGCAACAGAGTGGAGAAGTGAGGACCAAAACTGAACGCTTTCTTGGTCGTTGTTCATATTACTCGTGAGAGTGAACTAACTATAAAGACTGATGAAGAGTTTGTGTAAGGAAGATATATTTATAGGAAGAGATGTTCAAGAGGTGCTTTATAAGGAATAAGAGCGGGAAAGAACGGCTGCTTAACTCAAAGTTCTGTCGGATATACCATTCTATATTGCCGCTTAAGGATATTTTTATccatcttcttgtttttttcttcttatttttttctttaaatgtcCTCATCAATCTCATGTTGCAGTTCTAGCGTGTTCGTTAtatgaagctttttttttttttgtaaactatcaCACAAAACATTGTCTAAAATTTAATCGAAAACATAATTGAAATCAGGAATTGAAATCACAGATTCAGGCAATCTCCGATATATGAAGCTTTTCCACAGTTATTTACTCGTCAAACCATTACTACACCAGTTTGGAATTAACTATATTAATAATATCagatctatataaatatattattgcaatggatattatttagtaaataagaatttttctaaatttaaccATTTGGTATTACAAAATCTATATTACTAAATGTAGAGTTATTAAATACTTCAGTAAGATAGATTTGTGAATAAGTAATAAATCTTagagttaatttatatttttactactattttaataatataaataactaatatgGTCGAGTGTTGAACCACTGTTAATTATTACTATTCAGGGTTTCTAAAGTTCAATTTTTTAAAGTGTgaatacaaattatattaattttataattaaataatcttTATAGAATTTGAGAAATTCATGTTAAAATTTCTCATTGAGATATATTGATATGGACTTTTCAAATGTTtttcaaactaaatattaatataatttatgaaagatccaacttaaatttaataacttatATGTGCGCTCGTGCATATATATCATATGAATGTTAACAACATAAAATACCTTAgaaaaaattatctaatatattatatttataaaatagatttatatgaAAGCTGAATATTTgagaaaatcttaaaattatatttttaagaactc
The sequence above is drawn from the Raphanus sativus cultivar WK10039 chromosome 7, ASM80110v3, whole genome shotgun sequence genome and encodes:
- the LOC108816763 gene encoding putative zinc finger protein At1g68190 isoform X1 — its product is MERLCEVCKAYRAVVYCIADAASLCLTCDAKVHSANALSGRHLRTLLCGFCKVQPCVVRCLDHKMFLCNGCNDKIHGVVSSKHVRHDMRCYTGCPSAKDFAVMWGFRVMDNDVSLEKSFAMAKPKVQREGGFVLEQILELEKLQLREENKGLSLTEHADPSPFEIPRQSEERLVDLQQTGKELIVDFSHLSSSSTLGDSLWECKSPFNKSNQLWYQNLQDIGVCEDTACDDDDFHIPDIDLTFRNFEELFGADPDPIVDNYKSCEPKVSSSPSIFAPKPASPPLSFSRSNGGGSSKTHYSHNHSEEVISFCSPLSNNARQNAITRLKEKKRARTEEKQA
- the LOC108816316 gene encoding zinc finger CCCH domain-containing protein 15 — encoded protein: MRKSLHIVSLQPIAVYIRNLISLSLSTLKQESFLSIFSAVSLHFLGSSLLQNRRDSHRRTMENNSADGAVARSRDQLYYSTRSVMQQRRQDMVNREALCCTRLHEATLEAEALRLENTELRSLNLLLKKEIDQLIRSSLRNRYNRAPLRTLGGNNENRSPPAAAAGDRNRRDDDDVSDESPTNEDVNRSSLPKSISVRSSGYSKASVGGGGGGFVVQSRGAIPKPGTCAQQRITTTRKVYVRGGKKEEDEEEEIEVEVYNQGMTKTELCNKWQETGTCPYGDHCQFAHGIKELRPVIRHPRYKTEVCRMVLAGDICPYGHRCHFRHSLSDQEKLMSAACKPNNKSSSKLVK
- the LOC130498005 gene encoding uncharacterized protein LOC130498005 yields the protein MNNDQESVQFWSSLLHSVASSDPKDDHLPEISSPLMVMSTSMAIDVSLKPLNAPGDGQKAGPQKAKAETGDKSIDKGGQRSAKKQIQVDATESKRSRTNEARNVAEKVRTLFCLSI
- the LOC108816763 gene encoding putative zinc finger protein At1g68190 isoform X2, with the translated sequence MERLCEVCKAYRAVVYCIADAASLCLTCDAKVHSANALSGRHLRTLLCGFCKVQPCVVRCLDHKMFLCNGCNDKIHGVVSSKHVRHDMRCYTGCPSAKDFAVMWGFRVMDNDVSLEKSFAMAKPKVQREGGFVLEQILELEKLQLREENKGLSLTEHADPSPFEIPRQSEERLVDLQQTGKELIVDFSHLSSSSTLGDSLWECKSPFNKSNQLWYQNLQDIGVCEDTACDDDDFHIPDIDLTFRNFEELFGADPDPIVDNYKSCEVSSSPSIFAPKPASPPLSFSRSNGGGSSKTHYSHNHSEEVISFCSPLSNNARQNAITRLKEKKRARTEEKQA